The sequence below is a genomic window from Micromonospora aurantiaca ATCC 27029.
CGCCTCCTCGACCGGGTGGTTGATGCCGGTGAACAGGCCGCGGATCGCCTTCTCGGTGGCCGCCCGGAACTTGTCGTCGCCGTTGAGCCGCAGGTCGCCGACGCTGTTGAGGGAGATCGCGCCGTTCACGCCGACGAGCGAGCGGGGCAGCGTGCTGCCGATGCCGACGCTGCGGAACGCGGTGCCCTTGCCGAGCGAGTCGACCAGGCTGTCCAGCCAGCCCCGGCCGCCGGTCTCGCCGGGCAGGCCGCCCAGGTTGCACGCGTCGGCGGCCTGGAAGTGGCTGCGGGACAGCCGCGGGTCCGACACGGCCGGCACGAAGCCGAGCTGCCCGGCCTTGAGCCACTTCTCCAGCGGCGCGAACGCGCTGGTCAGCTTGAAGCCGCGGGCCAGCGCCAGCGAGTCGTCACCGAGCAGCAGGTCGGGGCGCGCCTTGGCGAGCACCGGGTCGTCGGCGGGTGCGACCAGGCTCAGCCCGTCCAGCCCGCCGTAGAGGAAGACGTGGATCAGCGTGCCGGTCTTGGTCGCGGCGAACGACGCCGAGGTGGTGACGAACTGCGCCGTCGCGAGCGCGGTCGCGGTCGCGGCGGCGCCGGCGACGAAGGTACGCCGGGTGACGCCCCGGCCGTCCTGCTGCGCCTCCTCGATCTCCTCCAGCCGGCGGTACCGGTCGGTCTCGGCCGCGTTCTCGGCCGCGACGATGTCCGCCTCCGCGCGCAGCAGCGCCTCGGCCGGGTTGTCGGCCAGCCGCCGCAGGTCGGGGCACTCGGGGTGCAGGGGGTACGGGTTCACGGTCATCTCCATCGAATGCCTCACCGGAGGTGGTGCTGGGGGGACGCGAGGATCGTCCGCGCGACAGCGGCGATGGCCCCGTTGAAGGTGGCGTCGACCTTGGCGCTCTCGGCCACACCGGCCACGGCGAGCACGAGCTTCTTCTCCTTGGCGCTGAGCTTCTGCTGCACCAGCCGCTGAGCCAGCGCGTCCACGTACGCCCCGGCGGTGGCCG
It includes:
- a CDS encoding DUF1501 domain-containing protein; translated protein: MTVNPYPLHPECPDLRRLADNPAEALLRAEADIVAAENAAETDRYRRLEEIEEAQQDGRGVTRRTFVAGAAATATALATAQFVTTSASFAATKTGTLIHVFLYGGLDGLSLVAPADDPVLAKARPDLLLGDDSLALARGFKLTSAFAPLEKWLKAGQLGFVPAVSDPRLSRSHFQAADACNLGGLPGETGGRGWLDSLVDSLGKGTAFRSVGIGSTLPRSLVGVNGAISLNSVGDLRLNGDDKFRAATEKAIRGLFTGINHPVEEAVIEGMGALATAQKLAAKPYAAAEGVEYQGVGNAFKQLAQLIKGGANVRVATVGMGGYDTHENQGTREGGQLWRRLNELANAMAAFFTDLGDRSADVTIMVSSEFGRRVGSNGGGTDHGHGGVVTVLSGRKLAGSLLGTWNGLDKLDSGDVPEYNNMFNVYGSVAQGRFGLTTAQVDKVFPRQKFTPVKIYA